CTCCGCCCCGCTCTTACTTATGTAATAGACATTAAAATTTCATCTAGCATGTCTCTATAATTTATCCGTAACTGGGATAGACTAAGAAAGCTTTCTTTATCTACTTTATGCAAGTATTATTCCTACATAATTATTCTATACAGCGCCTACAAGTTGACTAACAATAAAGGTAGAAGCGGCGTAAGCAACCAGAATAATCAACATGCCAATAACCCCGGCAATCATTAGTTTTTTGGAGCTAGCAATTTTTTCTTCCTCTCCACCGGAAGTCATCCACTTAAAACCGCCATAAACAATAATAACTAAGGCAATCAAGCCCAAAAAGCCCAAAACAATGCCAATAATTTTACCAACTGTTACGGTTAAATCTTGATTGCTCCAACCGACTTGAGTTTGAACACTGTTCATGCCCTTATTGACTACTATGGCCAGGGCTGGAGTTATCGCCAAAGACAAGATCCCTAATGCCAGGGCTCCTATTAAAATTTTCTTTTTCATGAAGTTCACCTCCTTTCGTTGGTATTTATTATTTACTTTGAATTACGAAATAACGCTTTTTGTCATTTTGACCAGTCGTTTTGTCATTCCGAACGGAGTCACGACCGCAGTCGGGATGGAGTGAGGAATCGCTTAAATGTGGGTAATGGAGAGACAGGGGGGATAACCATTGTTTAAGGGATTCCTCGCTGCGGCTCGGAATGACAAAGGCGAATGACAAAAAAATGCATTTCGTAATTCAAAATATTTATTATTATTCAGTGACGCTGGCTCATAGTCCCCGAGCGAACGAAAAGAGCTTTAGGGGCTGTGGAGCCTTCATGTGCTAAAGGCTAATCGCATATCGGCTCCACGGCCCCGGTTGCGACCGGGGACTATGGAGCCAGCGGAAGGGGTTAATACGTCACCCCAACCTGTTTAGCCGCAAAATCAATGGCTTTGGGGATAGTGGCGCTTCCTTGGTGAACGTTGGTAATCATTTCCTTAAAAATCTCTTCCACTCGATTAAAGTCTTTTCCATGATACCAATTTTTGGTAGTCAATACCCCAGCGACAAAAGCTTGAATATCATAGTCTTTTTCTTGTTCAGCGATTAAGGCCCGAAGCGCGGTTGGTTTTTTTGCGGCTTGTAAATAAGACAATACTTGCCCTTGGGAAGAGGCAAACTGAACAAAATTCCAAGCCTCGTTTTGATGGGGGCTTTTTTTAGCCACAACTTCAATCCAATAATTAGCGTGATTGATATCATTCATGCCGCTGGTAATCTGGGGCACCGGGGTTATCTGAAAATTAAGTTTTGGAGCTCGGGCTTGAACTATGGGCAAGTGATAGGAGTAACCAAAGAAAAACGCAACTTTGCCGGCAATAAAAGCGTCTAAGGAGTTTGGCATCTCCTCATTCCAGGTATAAACCTCTTTGGCGGGGTCCGCAAAACTTAAATAGAAACGTAAAGCTTCCTGGCCAGGAAAATAGCTAGAATCAAATTTAGACGGTGAACTAAAGTTCGGCATTTCCACGCCATTTTGGAGCATCAAAAGAGACAGAATGTCTGTATTCCGGGTGACATTAGCGGCTGTCCCCAAGGGCGCCCCGGCCTGGACAATATTGCTTTGCTCATCAATTAAAGTTAATTTTTTAACCTGGTCTTTAAACTCGGTCCAGGTCTTTGGCGGGAAAGCAATCTTTGCCTTATCAAGCAAGTCTTGGTTATAAAACAGCACCAGGGTATCAATGCCCAACGGCAGTCCCCAAATTTCGTTTTCAATAATTACATCTTCATATACTGTGGGCACCCATTTTGTTTTTAAATCATTGGGAGTAGGGCCGGGAGTAATCGGCGTAATAATTTCTTCTGTGGGCTTCCATGAAGAGCCGCTCACCCGCAACTCCGGCACCCGGGTGCTTTCCGGCATCGGAGCAATCTTGCTTTGATATTTTCTAAGCCAAGTAACGGGAATAGAAAAAATATCAGGACCCTGGTCTTCCGCCCAAGCCTCAAGTAAAACCTGCTCGTATTCTTCATAGCGCAGCTTTTTATAAGCAATGGAAATATGAGGATGACCAACTTTATAATTAGACAGGATTGAAGAAAAATTATCGCTGGTATCCCAAACCCGCCACCAAGTTAACTTGACTGGCTTTAGCTGTTCCGCAACATCTCCGGGAGTATAGCGACAGCTGAAGCCCGTGGTTACTAGGAAAACAAGGATGAGGGTGATTATAATTATTTTCGTTTTCATGGGTCTTTTATAGTTAATAAAATTGTTAATAAAGTTAATACAGTTGTTAATAATTTTGGAATTTTTATCCGTTTTGTTTCTTATTGTTTATAGAAGTGATATAGTTATTAATCTTTACTTTTAAATCCTCGTAACTACGACTTAGGTTTTGAAAAGTTTGGGTATCTATATATTTTCTGCCATAGGCAACGGCCAAATGACTTTGAGTTTCTTGAAGCTCTCCCCTTGAGATGTAAAGAACTCTTATTTTGTCTGCGTAATAATAACGGCCATGAGCTTCAGCAATATTAGCAATTACTGAATTAGCTGATTTTCTTATCTGGGTAGTGAGAGCGTATTTTTCTTCTTCTGGAAATATTTCGGTTATATCGTAAATTTCCATGCACAATTTGTAGCCTATTTTCCAGATTTCTAGCTCATAAAACTTATAAGTCATTTTTTATTAACTTTATTAACTATCGTATTAACTATTTATTAACTTGTAAGTTTATCAAGGTAAAACATAGGTCACAGATTTAAACCTTTCAAATACCCGCGAAACTCCTGTTTAAACGATGAGTGTTTGAGCGCGAATTCAACATTAGTTTTAAGCCAACCCAATGGACTACCAGTGTCATAATAATTACCTTCAATTTTCCGAGCATACACTGGTCGTTTTTTCATAAGTCTAAAGATAGCATCCACCAGCCAGAGCTCGCCCCCCTTGCCGCGAGGAAGTTTTTCTAAAATTGGAAAAATATCCGGGGTTAGAATGAAGCCACCAAGCGAGGCGATTCTAGAAAGGGCTTTCTCGGGTCCGGGTTTCTCAATTATTGATTTAACTTTAATAACATTTTTTGAAATTTCTTCGCCATCAATGATTCCATATTTATTGGTTCCCTCGTCGTCAACTTCGTAAGCAGTGAGAACTGGACTTTTGTATTTTTCATAAACCTCAATTAGTTGTTTAAGCCGGGGTTTTTTAGAATCAAATAAATCGTCGCCCCAAAGCACAGCAAAGGGCTCTTTATTTATAATATGTTCGGCACACAGTACGGCGGCGCCATTGCCGTAGAAATTATAAATATCCTGGCGTACATAAATAAAGTTAGCGAGCTTGGATATTTTACGAACCTCTTTTAAAACATCTTTTTTTTGAGCCTCAACCAATTTGTTTTCAATTTCAAAATTGATGTCAAAATGATTTTCCAGCGCTTCTTTGCCGTGGCTGACAACAAAAATAATATCTTTAATTCCTGATGCTACGGCTTCTTCAACAATATATTGGATTACTGGTTTATCAAGAACCGGCAGCATTTCTTTTGGTTGGGCTTTAGTAGCTGGTAAAAAACGAGTGCCGAAGCCGGCAGCGGGGATTATGGCTTTAGTGATGGACATGATACAGCACCCGCCTTCGCCGAAGCTACGGCGGGTAAAGATTTAAGTAAATTAAATGTAGATTATATTGTTATTTTTATTATACCAAATTTTAATAAAGAATGGAAGGTGGCGGAGAGGGCGAGATTTGAACTCGCGAAGACATTGCTGCCTTACGACTTTTCGAGAGTCGCGCTTTAAACCACTCAGCCACCTCTCCATAAAATATAAATTCTAAATCCGAAATCCGAAATTCTAAACAATTTTTAAATTCAAATATTTAGTTACCAAAAAATATCTGTGAAAATCCGTTTAATCCGTGTCATCTGTGTTCAGTTTGGAACACGGATTTAACGGATTTGACGGATCAACACGGATTATGGATAGTCCGATAATCAACCAAAATATCAGCGACAAATCATTTTTAAAATATGGAGTGTCAAAGAAACCCTGAATAAGCAACGCCGTCATCGCAGCAAAAACAGTTGCCCTTAATACCTGATACTTAATGCCTAACCCCTTTTTATAAAATACTACAATTAACCACAAAAATGCAACCAGCCCCAAAAGCCCCATTTCCAGCCAAAGATTTAGATATAGATTATGCGGTTTGATAACTTCCTGTTCAAGCGGAGCTTTGACTGTTTTTGGCAAATATTTAAGATATGCGTTATGAAAGTTTCCCAGGCCAATCCCTAAAACTGGATTATCTTTTATAATTTCAACCGAAGTTTTCCAAATCTGGATTCGTGAATGCACGGCTGTCCGGCCGGTGAAGTTAGTGAGCGCTTGAAATTTAGGATTGTCTTTTTGAGTATAGGCGAACAAACCACCCAAGACAAGCAAAGAACAAATAGTAATAATCTTAATTTTTCTTTTTATCGGCGTTAATAATAGCAGAATGAATATTCCGGCGCTAAGGCCGAGCCAGCCGGAGAAAGATTTTGTTAGATAGATGGCCGTTGTTGATACAAGAAAACAAGAAAACAAGAAAACAAGAAAACAAAATGAGGAAAATTTTAGTTGTTTTTTTGTTTCATTGTTTTTTTGTTCTATTGTTATATTGTTATATTGTTTTAACGTTGAAATTAAATAGCTGATGATTATTAGTGTAACTGGGACAGTGAGCATTGTGACATAATTGGCAGAGGTGAAAATGGAGTCCAAACGTAAATACTCAATCAGATTTCGGGGATTAACAAAATATTCATAAATGCCATAGGCGGAAACCCAAAGCACCATTAAACTTAAGCTGGCGATAACCTTATTGACGTGTTCACGGGTTTTAATTTGGTCAATGAAAATTATTGTAAAAAGCAATGGATCTAAAATCCAGGCCTTGAGGATGCCCAGTGAGAGGCGTTTGTCTGGAGAGATCGCTGTTGAGATTAGGGCAGCGAGGATAAACAGGGTTATTGGGATTAAAAAAGGTTTGGCGTGTTGAATAAGATTTTTGTAACTCGTAGTAATAAGCTCGTCTCCCTTCGGGAGACTTCGCGTAACACAGTTGTAACTTATTGTTTTTTTGAGTAGCCAAATTGCTGTAAGAATATAAATCGATAACTCTAAAAAAGTTGTGGGGATAGAAAAAATCTGTGTGCGGATTAAAAAACTGGGAACTAAAATCAGGATAAGATAAATTCCCAATCTTGTTTTATAGATGGTGATTAGGGTAAAGAGAAGGAGAGATGTGGTGAATAATATATTCATATGATCATATGTTCATCTGACATATTTTGGAATCTATTATTTATTATTATTCGTGTATTTACTATTCTTTTTTACGATTTTAGTTTTACGACTTCTTTAATCATTTCTTTACTGAAACCCTTGATTGAGTATAATGTGGTGAAATAGATTATACCAGAAATTGCAATCAACAAAAACAAATTCCACCCTCTCAAAAAATACAATGGCACTGCCATAATTAAACTAGCTAATAATGACTTCCAGAAAATCATAAATTTTGGAGCAACTTTTGTTGTTCGCCACACAATAAGAAATGCGGCTAAAGCAATGATTACTTCTGCCACAATAGTCATACCAGCTGCGCCAAAATAAGAGTATTTAGGAATTAGTATTAAATATCCAATGAGCCCTATGATGGCAGTTAAAATATAATATTTAAGCATTTGCTTTTGCTTATCAATTGCCACGATTATATGGCCGAATAGGTTGCCAATGAAAATAATAGCCGTGGCAATAATTAAGAACTTAAGCACTAATCCGCTGGCTTCAAATTGCTGGCCAGCGACCAGGGTCATGACGCGGGTGCCTAAGAATAAAGCGGCAATGACCATGGGCACTGCCGCTATCACTAAAAAATCAAAGGACTTTTGCAAGATGTTTTTGAATTTATCTAAATTTTTGTTAGCCCAACTGCGGGTTAAAAACGGCAGGACCAAATTGATAAACATAATCGGAAAAACAATAGCAATTTCCAAAACGCGATAAGTGGCGCCGTAGATTCCCACTTCTGCTTGACTGCGAGTCAAGGACAAGATGATAGTGTCAGCTTTAAAATAGACTAAATTAAAAGCAATGGATAAAGCAATGGGCCAGCACTGTTTTAAAATGCTTTTCCAGACGGCTAAATCAATTTGAAATCTTATCTTAACAAATCTGCGGGAAAAGTAAAAGAGGCATAAGAAATTGATTGCGCCGCCCAAAATCATCGCCCCCAGAAAAGCATAAAGACTCCATTGCATAAAAATGGCCAATACTGTAAATCCAACCAAAAATAACCGGCCAACAAGTTCAGCAATCGCAACCCGCTCCATGTGCAAATGTTTTTGAAAGACTCCCATTAAAACTTGAATCAAGGCGCCAAAGAAAAACGATACGGCAGTAATGGCAATGCCTATTTTAATAACCTGGGAATATGACGGAATAAAAATAGCAATGAGCGGCGCGAGTGCGAGAAAAATTAAGATAGAGATAAAACGCAGGCTGATAAAATTGCTGACGAGCTTGGATTCGGTGATTACGCCATTCGGAAGGCGAGATTCGCGAATCTCGCCTTCCGGGGACGCGACCACATTCGGCTTGGAAATCATTTGCACCATCATCAAAGCCAAGCCCATATCAACAAAAATCGTGAAAACCTGCAGAAAGGCGGTGATGGTGGTATATTGGCCAAACCCAACCTTGCCAAGATAACGAGTCATCATGGCGATTGTGGCCAAACCCAGGGCAATGCTTATTGCTTTGCCAGCGACTTGGATTATGGTGTTGTGGGCAATACGGCGGGTGAGAGACATAAAATCAAGAAAGAAAGAAAAGAAAACAATTCTTTTGATTTATTGATTTTTTGATTTATTGTTTTCTTGCTTTTATCTTATCATTTTTAAGCCTTTTAAAAAAGCCTTTTTGTAAATCATATTTAATTTCTTCTCTTGTTTTTCAGCTGAAATTATGCTAATATTGAATAGATTTAATTTTTCTAAAATATAAAAACAATATGAAAAAATTGACACCAATAATAGGTCTAATTCTGCTGTTTACCGGCATCATCTTACCCTATACAACCTCTGCCCAAGAGAGCGCGGGGGTTAACTTTTTTTATAGCCAATCTTGTCCTCACTGCCGCGATGAACAAAAATTCTTGGATGCCATAGAAGAAAAGTATCCTGATGTAATCATAAATCGCTACCTGATTGATGACCCGAACAATCAGGCCTTGTTAAAAGAATTGGCTGGACAGTGCGGAGCTGAAAGATATCTTGGTTTGGTGCCGATGACCTTTGTTGGTGAAAATTTTTTCTTGGGTTTTGATAATGCCGAAGGCAAGGGTAAAGAGATTGAAACTGCAATTCAAGAACAATCAGAAGCTGCCGGTCAATCATCCTGTCCGCCATTGTGCTCCTGTTCGACACATGATGCTGAAAACTACATAACTCTGCCTGTCGTTGGTGAAATTAATATCCAAAATTATTCTTTACCAGCCATGGCTGTTGTCTTGGGGCTACTGGATGGTTTTAATGTCTGCTCTTTGGGCGCTTTGATTCTAATTTTGAGCTTGGTTTTAGCGCTTCGCTCCCGACGAAAAATTCTAATCTATGGCGGCCTATTTATTCTGACTACTGCTATTGTTTATGGCTTGTTGATTACCCTCTGGTATCAAATTTTTGCTCTGCTCTCACCCTATCTTAAAATAATGGAAATCTTGATTGGGCTTTTGGGTATTGGCGGGGGAATCTATTTCTTAAAGCAATTCATTAAATTTAAAAAACAAGGGCCAACCTGTGAGATTGGCGCCGGACAAAAAATCATGTCAAGGTTTTCTGGGCGTCTAAAAGAATCTCTGGGTCGGCCAGGGAATGTTTTGGCGGTTATTGGCAGTGTACTTCTCTTTGCGGCGGTTATTACTATTGTAGAATTTCCTTGTTCAGCGGTTGTTCCAGTTGTCTATGCCGGTGTCTTATCTAACGCCAATCTTTCCTTTTTTGGCTATCTTCTTTAC
This genomic window from Patescibacteria group bacterium contains:
- a CDS encoding extracellular solute-binding protein — its product is MKTKIIIITLILVFLVTTGFSCRYTPGDVAEQLKPVKLTWWRVWDTSDNFSSILSNYKVGHPHISIAYKKLRYEEYEQVLLEAWAEDQGPDIFSIPVTWLRKYQSKIAPMPESTRVPELRVSGSSWKPTEEIITPITPGPTPNDLKTKWVPTVYEDVIIENEIWGLPLGIDTLVLFYNQDLLDKAKIAFPPKTWTEFKDQVKKLTLIDEQSNIVQAGAPLGTAANVTRNTDILSLLMLQNGVEMPNFSSPSKFDSSYFPGQEALRFYLSFADPAKEVYTWNEEMPNSLDAFIAGKVAFFFGYSYHLPIVQARAPKLNFQITPVPQITSGMNDINHANYWIEVVAKKSPHQNEAWNFVQFASSQGQVLSYLQAAKKPTALRALIAEQEKDYDIQAFVAGVLTTKNWYHGKDFNRVEEIFKEMITNVHQGSATIPKAIDFAAKQVGVTY
- a CDS encoding four helix bundle protein; this translates as MTYKFYELEIWKIGYKLCMEIYDITEIFPEEEKYALTTQIRKSANSVIANIAEAHGRYYYADKIRVLYISRGELQETQSHLAVAYGRKYIDTQTFQNLSRSYEDLKVKINNYITSINNKKQNG
- the galU gene encoding UTP--glucose-1-phosphate uridylyltransferase GalU, whose product is MSITKAIIPAAGFGTRFLPATKAQPKEMLPVLDKPVIQYIVEEAVASGIKDIIFVVSHGKEALENHFDINFEIENKLVEAQKKDVLKEVRKISKLANFIYVRQDIYNFYGNGAAVLCAEHIINKEPFAVLWGDDLFDSKKPRLKQLIEVYEKYKSPVLTAYEVDDEGTNKYGIIDGEEISKNVIKVKSIIEKPGPEKALSRIASLGGFILTPDIFPILEKLPRGKGGELWLVDAIFRLMKKRPVYARKIEGNYYDTGSPLGWLKTNVEFALKHSSFKQEFRGYLKGLNL
- a CDS encoding O-antigen ligase family protein, which gives rise to MNILFTTSLLLFTLITIYKTRLGIYLILILVPSFLIRTQIFSIPTTFLELSIYILTAIWLLKKTISYNCVTRSLPKGDELITTSYKNLIQHAKPFLIPITLFILAALISTAISPDKRLSLGILKAWILDPLLFTIIFIDQIKTREHVNKVIASLSLMVLWVSAYGIYEYFVNPRNLIEYLRLDSIFTSANYVTMLTVPVTLIIISYLISTLKQYNNITIEQKNNETKKQLKFSSFCFLVFLFSCFLVSTTAIYLTKSFSGWLGLSAGIFILLLLTPIKRKIKIITICSLLVLGGLFAYTQKDNPKFQALTNFTGRTAVHSRIQIWKTSVEIIKDNPVLGIGLGNFHNAYLKYLPKTVKAPLEQEVIKPHNLYLNLWLEMGLLGLVAFLWLIVVFYKKGLGIKYQVLRATVFAAMTALLIQGFFDTPYFKNDLSLIFWLIIGLSIIRVDPSNPLNPCSKLNTDDTD
- a CDS encoding flippase, which encodes MSLTRRIAHNTIIQVAGKAISIALGLATIAMMTRYLGKVGFGQYTTITAFLQVFTIFVDMGLALMMVQMISKPNVVASPEGEIRESRLPNGVITESKLVSNFISLRFISILIFLALAPLIAIFIPSYSQVIKIGIAITAVSFFFGALIQVLMGVFQKHLHMERVAIAELVGRLFLVGFTVLAIFMQWSLYAFLGAMILGGAINFLCLFYFSRRFVKIRFQIDLAVWKSILKQCWPIALSIAFNLVYFKADTIILSLTRSQAEVGIYGATYRVLEIAIVFPIMFINLVLPFLTRSWANKNLDKFKNILQKSFDFLVIAAVPMVIAALFLGTRVMTLVAGQQFEASGLVLKFLIIATAIIFIGNLFGHIIVAIDKQKQMLKYYILTAIIGLIGYLILIPKYSYFGAAGMTIVAEVIIALAAFLIVWRTTKVAPKFMIFWKSLLASLIMAVPLYFLRGWNLFLLIAISGIIYFTTLYSIKGFSKEMIKEVVKLKS